The Mesorhizobium loti DNA segment GTCTGCGAAGGCGCCATGGCCGTGATGCCGATGATCGGTCGGGTGCGGCTCCTGCGGCAATGGGGCGGCGTTATGGACATGTCGATGGACGGCTCGCCAATCATCGACCGCACGGGCATCGAAGGCCTTTATTTTAACGGGGGCTGGTGCGTTGGGGGTTTCAAGGCGACGCCCGCCAGCGGCCACGCCTTCGCCCATCTTCTTGCGACCGATACGCCTCATGAGACTGCGCGCGCTTACCGACTCGATCGCTTCGCAAGAGGATACTTAATCGATGAAAGCGGCGCTGGTGCGCAGCCGAACCTACAGTGAGGTCAAAATGCTCATTCCCCATCCAGTTCTGGGTTTGCGCGATGCAAGAGAATTTGCCTATCTCGGAGACGCCCGGCTTATCGACCGTCCAGACCCATCTGCACCCGATGCCGAGGCCGCCTTTTGCGACTATGTATACTTGCGCGACAATCCAGCGGGCGCGCATCGGGAATTGTGGTTCCACGAGCACGGCGACCACTCCTGGCTGGTCGTTACGCGCAATACGATCACCCACGAAATTCTCGGCGCCGAGTTGGCCCACGACGTGGCCCTTGCGCGCAAGAGGAGCGTAAAATGACGCGGCTCTCAGGCGGATTAATCGACCGTACACAAACACTGAACTTCAAGTTTGACGGAAAACGCTACCAGGGTCATCCCGGCGACACACTTGCCTCGGCGCTGCTAGCCAACGGCGTTCGCCTGATTGGGCGCAGCTTCAAATATCATCGTCCCCGCGGGGTGTTGTCCGCCGGTTCGGAGGAGCCAAATGCCTTGGTCGAGCTGCGCACCGGCCCGCGACAGGAGCCTAACACACGCGCGACAACGGTCGAGCTGTTCGAGGGACTGGAGGCGCGAAGCCAGAATCGCTGGCCCTCGCTTGGTTTCGACGCAATGGCTATCAATGACCTGTTCTCACCGCTGTTCACAGCCGGGTTCTACTACAAGACCTTTATGTGGCCGAAAAGTTTCTGGGAAAAAGTCTACGAGCCAGCCATCCGTAGGGCGGCAGGACTCGGCAGCATCTCAATGCAGGCCGATCCCGATGCCTATGACAGGGGCTTCCTGCATTGCGACTTGCTGGTGATCGGCGGGGGGCCAGCCGGACTTGCTGCGGCGCTGACGGCCGCTCGATCAGGCGCACGTGTGATCCTGGCGGAGGAGGATTTCCGCCTGGGCGGGCGGCTGTTATGCGAGACGGAAACACTGGGCGAGGCCCCGCCCCTCGATTGGATTTCAGCGCTGGAGTCAGAATTCGAGAGCCTGCCACGTCTTCGGGTGATGAGCCGAACCACGGTTTTCGGCGTCTATGACCACGGCATCTATGGTGCGGTCGAAAGGGTTTCGGATCATCTTGCGCAGCCAAGAGGCCGCGTACGCCAGACACTTTGGCGCATAACGGCGAAACGTGCCATCTTGGCTGCAGGCGCGATAGAGCGACCCGTCGCTTTTGCGGACAATGACCGTCCCGGCATCATGCTGGCCGGCGCGATGCGAGCTTACGCGAATCGCTGGGCAGCGTGCCCATCCGAAAAGGTCGCCGTCTTCACCAACAACGAGAACGGTCACCGTACCGCCTGCGACCTCGCCGCCAAGGGTGTCGAGATCGCCGCTGTCATCGACGCGCGCCCAGAGGCGAAGGCTCGTGGTGACTACCGTTTAATCGCCGGCGGGGTTGTGACCGGCTCGCGCGGCCGTCTTGGCCTAACCTCGATTGAGTTTCAAACAAAGGGCAGGTCCGAATGGATCGATTGCGGCGCCCTTGGGGTCGCGGGCGGCTGGAACCCGAACGTGCATCTGGCTTCGCACCATCGGGGTAAGCCGACCTGGAATGAGCTGCTGCTGGCGTTCCTGCCTGGCGAGTACGGGCCTTCTGGGTTGCGGGCGGCGGGCGCTGCAGCGGGCCGCTTCTCGACCGCGGAAGCGCTGCGTTCGGGTGCGGAAACGGCGAGATGTGCGTTGGCAGACATAGGGATCACGGCGAAATCTCTTAATTTGCCGACCCCGGAAGAGGATGCATATAAAATCGCACCCGTCTTTCACGTGCCGGGTAGGAGACGCGCCTGGGTCGATTTCCAGAACGACGTGACGGTGAAGGACATCAAGCTCGCCCATGCCGAGAACATGCGGTCGGTAGAGCATTTGAAACGCTATACGACTTTGGGCATGGCGACGGATCAGGGCAAGACCGCCAATGTGATTGGGCTCGCCGTAATGGCGGAGCTCACTGGAAAAACAATCCCGGAAACCGGAACTACAATCTTCCGCCCGCCCTATACTCCCGTGGCACTGGCGGT contains these protein-coding regions:
- a CDS encoding sarcosine oxidase, subunit delta, which gives rise to MKAALVRSRTYSEVKMLIPHPVLGLRDAREFAYLGDARLIDRPDPSAPDAEAAFCDYVYLRDNPAGAHRELWFHEHGDHSWLVVTRNTITHEILGAELAHDVALARKRSVK
- a CDS encoding sarcosine oxidase alpha subunit family protein — its product is MTRLSGGLIDRTQTLNFKFDGKRYQGHPGDTLASALLANGVRLIGRSFKYHRPRGVLSAGSEEPNALVELRTGPRQEPNTRATTVELFEGLEARSQNRWPSLGFDAMAINDLFSPLFTAGFYYKTFMWPKSFWEKVYEPAIRRAAGLGSISMQADPDAYDRGFLHCDLLVIGGGPAGLAAALTAARSGARVILAEEDFRLGGRLLCETETLGEAPPLDWISALESEFESLPRLRVMSRTTVFGVYDHGIYGAVERVSDHLAQPRGRVRQTLWRITAKRAILAAGAIERPVAFADNDRPGIMLAGAMRAYANRWAACPSEKVAVFTNNENGHRTACDLAAKGVEIAAVIDARPEAKARGDYRLIAGGVVTGSRGRLGLTSIEFQTKGRSEWIDCGALGVAGGWNPNVHLASHHRGKPTWNELLLAFLPGEYGPSGLRAAGAAAGRFSTAEALRSGAETARCALADIGITAKSLNLPTPEEDAYKIAPVFHVPGRRRAWVDFQNDVTVKDIKLAHAENMRSVEHLKRYTTLGMATDQGKTANVIGLAVMAELTGKTIPETGTTIFRPPYTPVALAVLGGGDIGPHFHPPRLTPTHRWAEAQGAVFDESSPWRRADYFRRKGETDWRQSVDREAQAVRSSVGLCDVSTLGKIDVQGTDAGQFLDRLYSNMMSTLKVGRVRYGLMLREDGFPYDDGTCARLADDHYVVTTTTGNAGLVFRNMDFARQCLWPELDVQLISTTEAWAQIAVAGPRSRALLERVVDGFDLSNDAFAFMACAELTVCGGLRARLFRVSFVGELGYELAVPARYGHALMNRLMEMGEDLEVTPFGVEALSVLGMEKGHVGGAQLNGQTTAEMLGLGKMVSQKKDAIGAIMSRREGLAGNKRRLMGLQPVEPGSKIVVGSHLFAEGAALNHDTDQGWITSACYSPHVGSMIGLAFLENGYERLGEVIMAANPVEGESARLRVVSSHFVDAEGVRLRG